Within Cetobacterium somerae ATCC BAA-474, the genomic segment AAAAAGAAGAATCAACTAACAGTATTGTAACCTATTCTTTGTCAAAAGACAATACTGTAACATATAAAAGTAATAGGTATCAACTTCCAAAGGAAACATATTCAGATAAACAAAAAGAAGTTGGGGTAGTTTGTGAAGATAATCGAATAACTTTTTTTAATCTAAAAATTAAAGAAAGTATTAATACTTATGAGACTTCCAAGGATAAAGATAAACTTATCTCAAATATTTCTAGAAATACAACGCCTAATCCTAAAGTTTTGGAGTTATATTTTGATTTTTAATTTAATTTTTTTCATTACCTTCTTTACCTTATTTACATCTTTTCTAAAATTAAAAATCCTTTTACCAATCCTATTATAATAAATAAAATTTGTAATATTCTTATTGCATTATTTAGTTCATTTAAGCATTTATGATAAAATACCATACTTTAATTTTATTTTGATAAAAAGAGCTGGATTCCTCCAGCTCTTTTTAAACAAATCTTATTTTTTTATAATTCATAAATTTCAAGTGGAAGATTATCAGGATCTTGAAAAAATGTAAATCTTTTACCTGTTATTTCATCAATTCTAATAGGTTCACATTGTATCTCTTTAGAATCTAAATATTCTACCATTTTAAATATATCTTCAACTTCAAAAGCTAAGTGACGTAATCCTGTAGCTTCTGGATAGCTCAATCTTTTAGGAGACTCTAAAAA encodes:
- the gloA2 gene encoding SMU1112c/YaeR family gloxylase I-like metalloprotein, producing MYLKKIHHVAIICSDYAKSKNFYTEILNLEIIKETYRKERNSYKLDLAIGNCEIELFSFLESPKRLSYPEATGLRHLAFEVEDIFKMVEYLDSKEIQCEPIRIDEITGKRFTFFQDPDNLPLEIYEL